TTTTCAGACACATCCCGCATATGCTGGGGTTGAAGCAGTTCAGGCATTTTCCAAATATCTTTATTCGCAATTTTATGGAGTAGCTATGCGCTTTGATAAATATGTAAGCAGGGCATCTAATCTGTTTATGGAAAACAGACTGTGCAAGTTTATGACTATTGTTCTTGCCGCTGTTATCATCATACAGCTGTGGATGCTGAATAACTCTTTCAGAAACCAGAATGCATATCTCATTCCCACAGGGCTGACCACAAAGGCTGCTGTCAGCGGGCATTTTCTGGATGCTAACTATGTCCAGGCGATGGGAGTTTATGTAAGCCAGCTTTTATACAATTTCACTCCGCAGACAGTTGCGAACCAATACAAAGAACTTGCCTCACTGTTTTCCGCAGACTGCTATCAGGAGAATTCAAACAAGCTGATCAGCATGGCAAACGCTTATGCGGATAATGAGATTTCGATGGTATTTCGGGTTATGGAGATCAAGTCTTTCACACAGCCGAATGTTATCGAGATATCCGGTGAAACCTCAAAGACAATCCTCGGAGAGAACGTCCAGTCGTTCAAGGCTTCGCTGCTGGTTTACTACGATGTTTTTAACGGGCTTTTCAGGATTACAGCCATAGAGGAGAAGCAATCATGAGACTGCTACTGTTATTGTTTCTATTATTACCTGCTTATGTGCATTCAGCCACAACAGGCATAGAACCAGAGGTTGTAACTACTATCGAAATGTCCAGATCAGACATGAATAGAATCGTTTGCCCTTATCCTATTACCGACTTTGCAACCTCCAAAGAAAACAATATGACCTACAAAATCTCCGGAAATAACCTGTTTATTAAATTTCCGGTTATTGCGGTTACAAAAGACGGGGAACTGATAGAAAAGAAGTATTTTAACGGCTATGCGGAAGTTCACCTTGTCTGTGGTGATGCGGTCTATTCACTCATTCTGCAAGCGGAGCAGAAGAAGACAGAGACGGTTTATCTTTCGGATACAGCAGGGAAGATGAAAAAAGCAAACGAATATGTACGCTCTAAAAGCTATGAAGACCTTATAACAGAGTTTATTCAGGCTCTGATAGAAAATAAGCCGCTTAATGATTTTTATATGGATGAATCTGACGAGAAGGAAACCTACAGGGGAATTGATATATCTGTATCAAGAGTAATGGTTGGCGGTGGATATGTTGTAAAAGAGCTCATTCTGGAATCAAAAGAGAAGGTAAGCCTGACAGATACTGAGCTTTTGAAGCTGAGGATGCTGAGCAATGTCAAGGCAGTCGCACTGTTATCTCCGACATTCGCAGGGATTACAAAAGCCTATGTGGTGCAGGGGAAGATCAAATGAATTTCAGAGAGAAGTATGTGGCACTGGCTCCGGAAACAAAAAAGAAGCTGAACATAGCGATAGTTCTGTTTATTGGGGCGGTTATTCTGACGCTTATGTACTATGCCTCCGGAGCTTCGAAAAAGAGGCCTGCCGCAGTGCAGAGGACTACTGTGAATGCAAAAAACTTCAGCGCAAAGGAAGACAGGAATACCAGCCTTCTGCTTGGTATTGATAAGAAGTTCGGTGATGTGCTGAAGCGTGTGGAAGAGCTTGAAAACCGGAAGGCTGACTTATCGTTCAATAATCAGCCGTATCAGGCTCAGGAACCGGATAAGGTGATTGCCGCTGGAGAGACTGATTTTCAAAAATCTGTTAACTCAGGCGGCATGAGATATCCGCAGGAAGAGAACAATCTTGAATTCGACAAACCAAAGGATAAAAAGAGCAGACCGACGGAAACAATAATTTCAGGGATAGACTATATTTCGATATCGGTTCCGCAGGAGACTGAACAAAAAAAAAGTAATCCTGCAAAGGTAAATTATGTGCCGTCCAATTCCATTTTCAAAGCGGTTCTGCTTACGGGTGTTTATGCCAAAACATCTACACAGGGGAAGTCAAACCCGACTCCGGTAATATTTCGGCTGACAGACCTGTCATTCTTTCCTAATGAGGTGAGACGAAACCTTGCTGGCTGCTATGTCGGCGGCGAGGCACATGCTGAGCTCTCTGACGAACGGGTGCATACCAGACTAACAAGCTTTTCATGCATCACATCAGACAGAAGACAGGTTGTGGATATACCTGTAACTGGAAGAGTTCAGGGTGGTGACGGCTCTGTTGGTATCGCCGGAAAGGTTATTTCAAAACAGGAGGCCGCCCTGCTGCTTGCCGGCGTGTCCGGATTTATAGAGGGCGGAGCCGAAGGATTCAGTGCCGCAAACAGCACTCAGAATGTCAATGTGTTCGGGACATCTGAGCAGACATATACAGACGACCAGATAGCCCGAAATGCAATTGGAAAAGGGGTTGGAAAGAGTGCAGGTGTACTGACTGACTTCTTCGAAGACCTTCTGCAGGAGATAAAACCTGTGATACATGCTCAGGGAGGGCAGGAAGTGGAGTTGATCATATCAAAGGGGTTTTCCCTTGAAATGGAGGAGTGGGAATGGACAGGTATAAAATATTAGTGATAATTCTGGCGGCCGTAGCTCTGAACGGCTGTATATATAATACTGAGCTTGGCTGTGATGGCTTCAAGGATGCCGGAAGGAGCTGCAAGCCTGTAACCAGTAATGTTGAATATGCCGTTGAGAAAGAGAAAGAAACAGAGATTGCGAAGACTGAAAAGGTTGAACAGGAAAAAGATGTTGATGACCTGATAAATTATAGCATTAACCTGGGAGAGGCTAACCCGCTTACCACTAAAGCAAAAACACTGAAAGTTACGATATTGCCCTATGTGGATGACGCAGGCAGACTCCATATGCTCAGCAGTCTTTATATAATCATACAGAAGCCCGACTGGATTATAGGCGATTATTTGATTCCTGCAGATAAGGGTGCTGTCCAATGATCTCTTGTCTGAAAAGAGCAGTTACAGGTGATAACGGCGGTCTGCTTAAATCTGATATTCAAATTAAAAGGGAGCAGTTCAGCTCGTTATTCCCATATGTCAGTTATGATGAAGAGACAGAGAGTTATTTCCTGCGTGACAATTCTGTCGGATGGATATGGGAATGCAGTCCGGTCCTTTTCGCTGATGACAATATATTCAATCAGATAGCTTCAGTTATAAGAGGTGCAGAAGCTCCGGACACCATCATACAGTATATGCTTTTTGCAGATCCTTTTATTGATCAAATTGCAGATGGGTATAAAAACCTTCGTGGGCGCAACAAAGAAATTCTGCCGATACATTCCCAGCTTATAGATGACTATTCAGAGTTTATCAGGAAGCATGGAAACCGTGGAATGTGGCAGCTGTCTGGCACTCCGCTGCGGCACTTCAGGCTGTTTATTTCCGTCAGGATTCCTGTTAAGGCGGATGCGTCCACAAACACAGGCAAATACAGAAAAGAAGTTGTCGGACATCTTGACTATATATCAAACGTCAAAGAATCTATGAAGCTTTTTAATCCTCTGTCTATGAAACCGGACAGGCTTATTACTATGCTCTATAGACTGGTGAATCCTGATCTGGAGCACAATAAAACGATAGAATGGGATGAGAATATCCCGATACATAAGCAGATTTTATATTCAGATACTGAGGTCGAGCGTGCTAAGAATTCTATAAGGTTTAACGGCAGGCGTGTTGGGATACTGACACCTAAGAAACTGCCCAGAGAGATAGATAACCTTTTTGCGAATGATCTGATAGGGTATGTCAGCAAAGGGATAACTGCGGCTGAGAATGATATCAATCAACTCCAGTGTCCTTTCATATACAGTGTCAACATTGTCATAAACAAGAATCTGAAATCAAAACTTCAGACCAAAGCTGTTCAGAACTCAAAAGCCACTGAAAGTGCAAATAAAGATGGCAGGCATTTTGATGCCTTCGCCGCAGGAACAAACAACAGGAAACAAGAAAACTTTTATGTGGCTCAGAGATATGAGATGGGGGAAAGGTTCGTCCATGTAATACCTCAGCTGATGATATTAGCTGAGAGTGAGGACGAGCTTACATCAAAACTGAACAGGGCAAAATCCATATGGAACACCTGTGGTGTTGAGTGCCAGACGGAGCGGGATTACCTCTTGCATGTGCTTTTCATCGCAGGGTTGCCATGTGGTATGTATCACAGCAATTTTCAGGATTTGGATAGAGATTTTATCCTGGACAGCAAAGGGGCTTCTCTCTTTGCACCTGTTCAGGCTAGTTTTTCAGGGGTTGGCTCTCCGGTGCTGCTGTATATTGACCGAAGGGGTGAGCTTGTCAGTCTTGATATTCTGAATACTGGGAAAAACAAGAATGCTTATGTTACAGGTGGGACAGGAGCGGGGAAGTCGTTTTTTATGAACGGATTTGTGAACTCATATATGTCCATTGGTGCAAAGTTTCGGATTATTACCGTTTGCGATTCATACAGGAAAGCATGCTATATGACCGACGGTCAGTATATTGAGCATGATGAAAGCGGAATGGTTCTGAATTTCTTTGAGGCGGCCGGAGTTGTCAAAGGGACTCTGATACAGTCCATAAACCATAATGGAGTGACTTATCCTGCAAGGACAAAGGTAGAGATTCTTGAACAGGGCGGGTCGGAAATTAAGATACTTGTGGGCGATTCTGATGTTTTATATGTGCGCTCAGAAAATGTAGGCAGTTACTGCATTGAGATGGACGGTGACACGCTTATTATGCTCACGGGTATTCTAGCATCTATGGTGACTTCCCGTGCCGGTTCTGAGCTAGATGAAGACGAGCTGACCATTATAGAGAACGCAGTTTCATACATGTTCAGCGTGAAGGGCAGAGAGACAATGATAGACGATATCCACGATTATCTGATGAATATATCGGAATATCACGCTCAGGATGACAGAAGCAAATATCACAGGGACACAGCCTATAGACTGGCATTAAGGCTTGGTAAATACTGCTCCGGCGGACAGTACGGGCACTTCTTTAATGGTAAAAGCACTGTCAGATTCAAAAGTGATCTCGTGGTTGCTGACCTTACAAAGACACCTGTTGATTTGCGGAAAGTTATAGTCCTTGCTTTTGCAAATATTATTGAACAGGAAATTTATAAAGGAGATAGAAAAACTCCGCAGTTTGTGGTGCTTGATGAAAGCTGGCAGACTCTTTCAGAGAATCCTTATGCGGCAAGGTTTGTTGAAGGGCTTTACCGTAAGGCCAGGAAATACAACGCTTCTGTAATTATCATTACACAGTCACTCCATGACTTATCACCGGAGGGCAAGCTGAGCTATCTGGGCAATGTTATCCAGACTCAGTCCGACTTTGCTTTTAACCTTTATGATAAGACATTCAATTTCGCATACGAGAACAAGATTCTCGATATAAGCGAGTTTGAGATGCAGATGCTGATAGACAAGATACCGAAAAACTCACTGCCAAAATATTCAGAGATATACCTTCAGACCCCATACGGCAACACCGTTGTACGTTTTATCGTTGATGAAACCGGATACTTTATGAATACGTCAGACCCAGTTGATTATCTCTATATCAAGCAGATAGCTGACAAGTATCTTGCAGAAGGCATGTCAAAGCAGGAGGCGATGAGGCTGGCTGTAAGGGACTGTGTGTCTCTCGCAAAAGAACTTGGCGGCGTTGGCGAGTTTAAAAAATATCTGGCGGCGAAGGGGGCTTGATGAGGACACTTCTTATGGTGATGGCCATTCTGATTTCAATATCTGCATATCACCTGTTTGTGGTTGATAGATATTATATCAAATATTCTTCAATAGCCGTTTTGGACGTTAACAGAGTACTCATGAAGCTTGAGGATGACCTCTATGCTGATAAGCTGACCACAGCTGAGTATAAGGAGAAAACTGAAATAATAAGAGACAGACTGGAAGGAGAAAATGGATTGGTGCTGAATTCATCCGGAGTGGTTAAAGGGACTTTCAGAGACCTGACTCCAGAGTATATGCAGATGGTGAGATAATGAGGGTCTTTTTCATTATGATTGCTTTTGTGGTGCCTCTTTTTGCTAAAGACCTGGGGACATTCGGCACTACCTACGGAATAGCTGAAAAAGACATCATAACCGAGATAGAAAAGCGTGCCTCAGAGACTGACTGGCAGAGGAAATTTGAAGCAGAGAAAGACAGACTGCGAAAAGAAGCAGGAATGGCAAGTATGTCGCTGCCGCCTGCAGACAAAGACCGCAGTTACTATGTTGATATGACATATACTCTCGATAAAGACATACCTAAAGTAGATACAACCGGAAAAATCATAGGAGTTCTTTACAGCAAAGGCTTCACCTATAACCCTCTCGACTATGCTGACATCACTGAAACTTATGTGATTCTGAACGGCAAAAGAGAAGCTGAGCTGCAGTGGTTCAGCAAATACTACAAAGACGATTACAGAGCATACCCGCTTATCACTGAGGGGGACGCTTTTGAAGTTGCTGAGAAACTTGGCAGAGGCGTGTTTAAGCTTGATTCTCAGTTTCGTGAGAGGTTTTCGATAGAGAATACAGTAAGCGTTATATACGAGGATTTCAGCCGCAAAATGATGCGTGTTGATGTGATAAAGGTCAAAGATGAAAAAAATTCTGATAATAATATTTCTGCTGTCAGCAAATAGCGCATTTGCTCTTTGCGCAGGGCCAATGCTCGATCCGATCACGAGGGTGCGCTGGAACTGCTTTCTGCCTATAAGCATAGGCGGTATCCCTATCGGCACCAGCGGAAACCCTCTGGCGGATATGGCTGACAGGTCTATGGGTACACAGAGCCCAGTATGTCTCTGCATGGATCCTCTTCCACGCATAGGGATAACTCTTGGCTACAGAGAGCCGATCAGGATTATTGAATCAGTCAAAGACCCTTTCTGCTTTCCGACGCTCGGCTTCGGTATGAGCTCTTCCGCATGGGGGAGTGGCGTGAAAGGGCGCAACTCCAAACCGGCAAAAGATTTCACGAATACCCATATGTTTATCTTTCTGCCGTTCACTATGATGGAGATTTTTACAGACCTGATATGTATGCAGACGGACAGCAAATATACTGGTGTCCTCGGCGGACTTTCTATTGCATATATGTCGGAGTTTGACATTACAAAAAGGTCAGATCAGGCGGCTCTCCTGCTTACTCCGGAAGTTGTCCTTTTTGCAAATCCACTGGCGATAATGGCTTGCCAGATTCCAGATTCGATAGCGTCGCTAGCTGAATATACGATACCACCGCTCTACTGGTGCGCAGGTAACCATTCTGTTTTCCCAACGTCGAACAATACAATGAGTATGTCCAATTTTACTGAGGCTTCTGAAGTGAATGCTTCGAAGCTCATATTCAGCATGCACAGGACGCTGCAGTTATGGGGGAGTTTTGGAGCACAGGGACTCTGCAGTTACTACCCCATGCCCATATGGAACAAGATGCAGTACAGGCTGCAAACTGCTATGCCGGTGCCGGACAATTTCTGCCGGAGACTCGGTCAGCCGTCTATAGTCTGGAACAGATTTCTGAATCCCCCTGGTGCTCCGAATAATGACAATATGGTGTTTATCTTATGGCGAAAAAGAGACTGCTGTGCTTTCTGATTGTGCTTTTAGCACTGAATGGCTTTTGTCAGTCTGATAAGCCATTTTATAAGGATAAAGGGCACGGCTGGTATAACTATGAAGACCCTAAACCACAATCAGAGAAACAGTTGAAAGATGATTATAGAAAACCTGTAATTGACTGGAAGGCTGTGCAGATCATGCATCCTGATCGTTTAAATAAGCTAATAGAGGATGTTAAGGACTACGCCCTTATGTTCCCTTCTCATGAGAATGTAAAGGACTATCTCAAACTTCAGGGTGTTGCCATTGACCGCTCAAGGGAATATATGGAAAGCTTTATGTATGTGGTTCAGACTAATCCGGAGCTTTCAAAGGAAAATGAGATTCCTACATCGAAATTTGGTCAGGACGAAAAGCACCGGATAAAGGTGGAGAAAATTGAACAGACTCTGGCTGAGAACAGAGACAAATTTGCTTTATTATATTTATATGCACCCAACTGCGGATATTGCGCAAAGCAGCAGCCGGTTCTGGAATATTTTGTTAAAGATTCCGGCTGGCAGGTGAAACCAGTGAATATCCAGCAGGATCAGAAAGCGGCTCTGAATTTCAATATTGCCCAGACACCATCCATTGTGCTTATACGCCGTGATTCACCTGACTGGCTTCTTATCTCCAGCGGAATAATTGCAATGTCAGAACTGAAAGAAAGGATTGTCAGGGGTTTAGGATTAATTTAATGAACAAATGATTAAAAATTTTATGTTTTTTGTGGAATTTATAAAGATTAGGATATAAATTGTATTAGGAGAGGTTTGTATATGCTTCCTATCATAGTAATTGTTCTTCCAGTGGCGGCTCTTTTTACCTGGTGGATTATCCTTGCGTATAGGAATAGAAATATTCCTTCAGTAGCTGTTCATGCTGACTTTGAGTATATTGAGGATAACCACTTAGATGAAATCAGAAAAAGAAACCATGAATGTTATATCACTGATATAACCACCAATGCCTACGGCATTTATGGAGACGATTAGTCCTGAATCTTTTGTTTGATGAAATCCTCCAGCATTTCAATATCGTTATAGAGTTCGTCAAGCAGGTATCCGGTTCCTTGCTTAATTGAAGGTGGCATTGTTGATTGATTCTCTCCGAACTCATTCATTACGTTCATAAGCATCCACACAACGCTTTTGTTTTTTTGGATAATCTTATTTGCGTCTTCTCTTGTCATTAAAAGTCTCCTTAGGGATTTCTTCCCTTAAATCGTTAATAGGGATATTAAATTCGGAATTATTCAAAATATCTTTTGGGTTATTTTGAATAATTTGAATATTTTGATAGTTTGAAATGGGGTCATCTTTTTCGTTCAGAATTTTTTTAGATTCTTCAGTGTTCTGAGGCTTTTTTTCATCAGTTGGAATACTGTCCATTTGTTGCGGTTTAATATCATTCTTGCTGGTTATATCTTTTTGTGCATAACCCGCATTGCTAATTTCATTTGACTCAGTTGCTAGATCATTTTGTGTTTGCGTGGAAACGTTGATATCTGTTTTATGTTCGTGAGATTCTAATGGTGATATACCGGCTGTTATGTTTTCTGCACTGCTCTCTGATTTTATTTCAATGTCAGGTTTCTTATCATCGTTTTGGCGAATTGCAGTATTGAGGTCATTTTCTATAGAATCTTTATTGTCTGGTATTATGGTTGTAGGATTATTAAGAATATCTTTTACCTGATCGGTGGAAAGAGTATGCCAGGCTTCACCAAAAACAGCACTTGCACCGAATTGAAGTTTACTAGTGTTCTCAGATACATTGTTAAGCTTGGTGGCCATGTCGTTATACATGGTACCAAGTGTTTCGTTATAAAGTGTTTCATCTAATTTTCCGGTTTCACCAGTTGCAATAGTGTGAGCCTGCTTCTGCATGCCTTTTATAAGAGATATATTCAGATCGTATTCTTCTTTTTCGGTATTTTTTCGTTCAATCCCTACGCTTGTATTTGCAGATACGCTACCTTTTACCCCGCTCCCTAAAAAGCTTAGTCCAAGAGAAGCCTGAGCGTTCATTAATCCACCAGTTCCAACATATGTTGTACCAGCGATAACTCCTTTAGATTTATATATTTCAGACATGTCTTTGGCGATAGCTCTGGCCTGAGCATCAGCCTCTTTGGCGTACTCGCCTGAGCCTGTTATCTGACCAGCCATTTCTGTCGCCGATTCTTTATCAAGAATAGCTGTGAACGCTCCGTCATATTTCCGTGATCTGTCATAAACGGTCTTGTCGACATCTTCCACACGAGAACCCTTCTGTACGGTGTTCAGGTGATCAACGACAGACTTATATATGTTTTCAGATTTATCTATTGAAACCTTTGAGAACTCGGCAAGTCCAACGCCATCTTTCCCAATAGAGATATCGCCGATACCTTCCATGGTTACCTTGTTGCCATCTTTATCTGTTCCTCTGATTATCAGTCCATCATTTATCGTTTCACTGGATACTCCGGAGAGAGTTGTGTGGCTGCCGTCTGGCTGAAGGATATTCATTTCGCCAAATGTCATTCGGGAAGTTGTTGCTCTTTCTTTGGACTGATTAGAGATGGCGGTGAACTCGGCAGATGCATCTCCGTTTTCACCTTCTCTGACCATACCCACACCGCTAATGCTTATTAAGTTGCCGTTCTCGTCAGTACCGGAAATATTAAGCTTATCTCCTTTGGCTTCAGCTGTTGCACCAATAAGAGTTCTGATGTTTCCATCGGAGTCTTTTACATCGATGCTTTCAAAGTTTTGCTGGCTATAATCACCGCTTCGCATATCTGTATAAGTGAATTTGCCTGAGTCATCCCAGCTGACAGAGTATTGACCGGCTCCTGCGAGGCCAAGTTTGTCTGCTTCAGAGTCATTAAGAGAAAGTTTTGCTGATCTGGTTGTTTTGTCAAAAAGTTCACTCATGTTCAAGCCGCCGTTTTCAGCGAGCTTTTTGATATTCATGTACGATGCATGTTTTTCCAGCCCAGATTTCGTATTTATATCTTTTGATATAGTGTCGTAGTCCAGCCCAAGTGTGTCTGACATTTCTCTGGCTGCTTCAGAGCGACCTTTAGAATCAAGAGCACTGGTTTTTGATATCTCTTTGTAGTCATCAATTGAGACTTTGCTGTTATCCAGCAGTTCCGCTGTACCTGCCATTTCACCGTGGCGTTTCTGAGCAGTAGCACTGTGTGCCCCTTCGATGCTTACGCCTGTTGCTGATTCAGCAGACAGGGCTCCGGCACCGTGCCCGATTTGTTCCATGTTCTTAGCGTAATCACCAGCCCCCATAGCTTGTGATGCTGAGGTTGAGTCGTTACTATATTTTTCCATTATACGGCTGCCAGATTCGAAATGTTTTCCGACATCAGATGACCTATTGAACTGTGCCACTGCCAGATTATCCGGCGTTTTTAGTCCCGTCATAGAAGGAAGGTCTGAGGCTTTGTCAAATAGCTTACTGTTGAAATCTGCCTGTCCGCCTGGTGTCCCCAGTTGACTTCCAACTCCGGCGGCACTGCTTCGGTATTGTTGCCCGAGTGCCGATGTCATAGATGCAAATGCGGCTGAGCCACCCATCTTTATAATTCCAAAACTGATGACACTCGCTAAACTCATGCTTATCCATCTAGCGTTGCTGTACATGGCGAGCACTTTCAGAGTGTCGCTTCCAGTGTAAAACATGGAGTTCAGACCAACACCTGTGCTGCGGATGTCCCTGAATACCTCATATGCGTGTGCTTGGACGTTTACATTGAGTATGGCATCCACAACAAACCACATGATTACCCATATCCACATGCCAATGTACCACTTGAAAGCATCAACCGGAGCCATATAGACAAATAATGCGACTATGATAAATGTTGCGATAAGGATGGTGATAATCATCCCCTGAAGCTTTGGTATATATTCATCGGCAACGCCGCCTGCGACGGTATTTGCTGCAGTTGCCATGCTCTTTGCAATATCAATAGCGTTCTGGGTTCCGGCGTTTACTCCCCCCATTAGGTACTGTCTGGCAATGAAGGCAGAGGCTACATAGTTTGAAAGTGTTATTGAGAATCCGATATCTGTGGCAAAGGAATCAACCAGACCAGTGAATTTGTCTTTGCATGCCTGATATTCGCTGGTATTGCTCACGTTGAATCCTGATTGTGAGCAGAACTTGTACATGACGTTTTCGGTAAACGTCGGGCTCATAAGCCTTGTGGAGATATTTGTATATGCGTCAGCGCACTCATATAAAACGCCTTCGGGATTAGCGTTGTCGTATATGACCGAGCTGAATACCCTGTAGTTAAGACTGAATGACTCAAGCAGGTTATTTGAAGTCCATATGTCTTTGTCAGTAATATCGCCGTTTGCATATGCCTGACGAAAGCATTTCTCAATATAGTCATAAACTGATTTTGCCAGAAAATGATCATTCATATTGCCGATCTGCCCCATGGCGGATGAAGCGGCTAAAAGCTCGAAGCCGTCACCGAATCCTATATCGTTTGCTGACATTATTGGGCTTCCGGCTGTTTCAATTATATCTGTGAGCTCTCTTGATGCTGATGAAGTTACTGATGCTATCATTCCTGCACCGAGTGGGACACCGCCGACAGCTTCATACCTGTTTTTTACAGGGTCATAAATATGCATAGTAACCGTCGGCACCATGAAGATGCTGTATAATGCCATCCCCCAGAAGAGCCGTTTTATCCAGACTGAATCATTCATCTTTGCACCAAATGCACGTTCCATGTTCATATGGAATGCAAATGCCGCCGATGCGAAAATCATGAGGATTGTGATCCAGCTTTTATAAGAGTTGCTGGAAAAGATTCCGGCCACCATCTTGAAGGCGTTGACTATAGAAGTGAAGTCGCCGTATACATAGAAATCAAACTCCATCAGTCATTACTCCTGTTTACTGTGAAGCTGTTTTGCTGAAGGGTGTCGTCGATGACTTGTTTCATGTTGCCGTATCGCTCAAGGATCGCAAGCAGGTTTTCGGTATCGCTGATTGTGGCAAGATAGCTTTCTCTCGCCTCGCTCCCTTTGTCCGCTGTTTTCTTAAGGAGTTCATCAAGAGCGGCCGAAAGCTGCTTTGTGAGTTTGCCGTCACCGGAATCTACCAAGGCTTTATATTCCTCTATAGATGTTTTTGAATTGACCAGAATATTGCTGAAAATCGCAAAAGCATATCCATGCAAAGTAGGTTGGAGCATTGTGTCTCTGATTACTGCGACCTGATTGTCTCCGTATAATGATGCTGTGTTTAGTGTGCTTTTAACAGGGTATGGAGTGATTCCTACAAAGTTCTTTTCCTCAGCAGAGAGAGAGGTGTTTTTATTGGTGGTTATTTTATCTGAGATGCTTTGAAGCAGATTCTGCACCTCATCCGTCAGGTTGCTTCCGGAAGATTCCGCACAACCGGATGAGTATGATGATTTCGAAAGAGGCTTCCCTTCGATAAGTTTCTTATATGTGGCTTCATCGCATCCAGGGTAGTAAAACGCATTGATAGCATTGTCTGTGAGATTAACCTGAACATCACCTATCAAGGCTCTTATTTGCCGTATTTGGGTGGTGTTCA
This window of the Denitrovibrio acetiphilus DSM 12809 genome carries:
- a CDS encoding conjugal transfer protein TraH, which encodes MFRTINVLLIALIMTPLAHANWVDDWFDANSSANASVYISQERGFATMGSFQGRLKTKSDYLMTVAPPKLSVGCGGIDIFMGGFSFLNPDYLVDKAERILRAAPYVAFDLALNEFCTSCSAIKDRAENIINALNGLQIDECKAAKGLVVSANHLIHGREDQAVDVLQKNMVQGLDTLFTDAKKDVEDKPGANFKKAVDNSGMSAELKEELKKSGSILDRIGSKVGMNTTQIRQIRALIGDVQVNLTDNAINAFYYPGCDEATYKKLIEGKPLSKSSYSSGCAESSGSNLTDEVQNLLQSISDKITTNKNTSLSAEEKNFVGITPYPVKSTLNTASLYGDNQVAVIRDTMLQPTLHGYAFAIFSNILVNSKTSIEEYKALVDSGDGKLTKQLSAALDELLKKTADKGSEARESYLATISDTENLLAILERYGNMKQVIDDTLQQNSFTVNRSND
- a CDS encoding conjugal transfer protein TraG N-terminal domain-containing protein: MEFDFYVYGDFTSIVNAFKMVAGIFSSNSYKSWITILMIFASAAFAFHMNMERAFGAKMNDSVWIKRLFWGMALYSIFMVPTVTMHIYDPVKNRYEAVGGVPLGAGMIASVTSSASRELTDIIETAGSPIMSANDIGFGDGFELLAASSAMGQIGNMNDHFLAKSVYDYIEKCFRQAYANGDITDKDIWTSNNLLESFSLNYRVFSSVIYDNANPEGVLYECADAYTNISTRLMSPTFTENVMYKFCSQSGFNVSNTSEYQACKDKFTGLVDSFATDIGFSITLSNYVASAFIARQYLMGGVNAGTQNAIDIAKSMATAANTVAGGVADEYIPKLQGMIITILIATFIIVALFVYMAPVDAFKWYIGMWIWVIMWFVVDAILNVNVQAHAYEVFRDIRSTGVGLNSMFYTGSDTLKVLAMYSNARWISMSLASVISFGIIKMGGSAAFASMTSALGQQYRSSAAGVGSQLGTPGGQADFNSKLFDKASDLPSMTGLKTPDNLAVAQFNRSSDVGKHFESGSRIMEKYSNDSTSASQAMGAGDYAKNMEQIGHGAGALSAESATGVSIEGAHSATAQKRHGEMAGTAELLDNSKVSIDDYKEISKTSALDSKGRSEAAREMSDTLGLDYDTISKDINTKSGLEKHASYMNIKKLAENGGLNMSELFDKTTRSAKLSLNDSEADKLGLAGAGQYSVSWDDSGKFTYTDMRSGDYSQQNFESIDVKDSDGNIRTLIGATAEAKGDKLNISGTDENGNLISISGVGMVREGENGDASAEFTAISNQSKERATTSRMTFGEMNILQPDGSHTTLSGVSSETINDGLIIRGTDKDGNKVTMEGIGDISIGKDGVGLAEFSKVSIDKSENIYKSVVDHLNTVQKGSRVEDVDKTVYDRSRKYDGAFTAILDKESATEMAGQITGSGEYAKEADAQARAIAKDMSEIYKSKGVIAGTTYVGTGGLMNAQASLGLSFLGSGVKGSVSANTSVGIERKNTEKEEYDLNISLIKGMQKQAHTIATGETGKLDETLYNETLGTMYNDMATKLNNVSENTSKLQFGASAVFGEAWHTLSTDQVKDILNNPTTIIPDNKDSIENDLNTAIRQNDDKKPDIEIKSESSAENITAGISPLESHEHKTDINVSTQTQNDLATESNEISNAGYAQKDITSKNDIKPQQMDSIPTDEKKPQNTEESKKILNEKDDPISNYQNIQIIQNNPKDILNNSEFNIPINDLREEIPKETFNDKRRRK